The nucleotide window CATGATGTAGACGCCGGCTTCATTTTTGCCGATCGGCTGGTGGTGGTCGTACAATAGCTTCGCCGTTTCATGCGCGCCCTTGACTTCTTCTTCCCTGCTGCTCAGTTTGCCGGAGGTTACATATGCAAAATATGATTTTTCCATCTCCGTCATTTTATCCGTTGATGTATCCGCTGCGAGAATTTCTTTCTTCTTCGCCGAAACAGATGTGAGGAATAGCGCAAAAAGGCGTTCCTCCGGATAATCGCTGTTCAACTGGTTCAGTATCGCCGAAACTTGAGCTTCAAACTTCACGCCTTGCTTTTCTGCCCAGGGCTCCATTCCGTCCTTTTCCGGATTGTACTCGAGAACCTTTTTCCAGGCTGTCCGTGCCGTATTTTCCCTGCCGGTAAAATAAGACGCATGCGCCAGCCAGTAATAGAAAGCACCGTCGCCTTCAAAACCTGACTTTTGCAGCTTTTTCAGCCAGCGGTAAGCAAGTTCATATTCCCCGACCAGCGCGAACGTGGCACCAAGCTTGAACTGGTGCTCAACGTGGATCGGATGGATTTTTTCCAGTGAATCCTTAAGATCCTGGCCTTCCTTCTCCTCGCCCTGGTAATGCGCGAACACAAGCGCATTGCAGAGCGCGTGCATGTTCCCGGGATTCTGCTCGAGCACATCATTCAGGATGTCACGGGCCTTGACCGTTTCCCCAAGGTAAAAATACGCCAGCGCCAGGTTATTGTATGCCGACCAATACTCCGGATACTCCTCGATGACCTCCTGGAAAATCTCGATCGCCCGCGGAAACTCACCTGACTCGAGGTGATTGCGCGCTTCCTCCTGCTTGACGATCAGGTCATCCTCTTCGTAATAATCCTCATCCATTTCTTCCGCTTCCATAGTCAGAAGCTCCAGAAGATCATTCGCATCCTCCGCGAACTCGCCGTCTTCATTCACTTCCAGGTATAAATTCGCATGCCTGAACGCATCACGGAATAAACCCATATGAGCGTAATTATTCGCCAGGAAGTAATGGCACTCCGCCATGTTTTCATCCAGTTCTTCGAGGACCAAGTGCAAAAGACGGTTAGATTGCTGATAATCACCCAATTCCGACTGCACGATCGCCAGCTGGCAAACAATCATCGGCTCGCCCGGCTCAAGATGCATCGCACGCTCGAAATACTTCTCAGCTTTCTTCAGATCCCGCTTGTGGAAAGCCTTGACCCCTTTGGCGAAATAATACTCACCAGTAGGAACGAAAGACAGCAATTGGCCTTTTTGCTTCGTTGCTTTAGAGTCTTTTCCCATGTGATCCTCCTATTTTAGTAAAACTATATCCGTTGAACCCTTTTAGTAAAATTAAATCCATTGTGCTTAGTGGTTTGTATAAGAATACACATACAGTGTTTTATCGAAGCAACTTTAACTAATGTAGTATAACATACGGACAGAGGGTTCGAGAAGGTGTGGGAGTGAAATTGTGGGTGGGGAGATTGATTTCTGGATTTGCGCGGATTATTGTGAATTCGACTCCATTTGGTGTGGAGACTATTTTAGAATGCGATTCCAATAGCGAGCCGTTTCACGGGAGTTGGTCGAATTAATGAGAAAAGTGGTCGAATTATCGTTAAATGTGGTCGAATAAATTAAAAATCCGCCAAATTAATCAAAAAAGTGGTCGAATAAATTTATTTTTCGCCAATAAGTTTATATCCCTCTTAATAAAGAAGGTGTTTTCGAGGATGGTATCGAATATAGAAGTAAAAATTTTAAGGAGTGATAGACTTTGATTGGCAAAACAAGAGAATATCCTAGAGAAATCATGATTTTAGAAGCCATAGTAAGGCGTTTTCCTTCAGATGACTTCAGAAAAACAGAATTCGAGAGGAAGCTCTACCGAAAAAGGGCAGGTTACAAAGGCGAAAAGGTGCTGGATTACTTCTTAGAGCAAATTGACCATACTGAAATGGTGATTTTAAACGATTTAAGAATCCCGATTAACAGTACCCACTTCCAAATCGATACCCTCATAATCACTCCTTATTTTCTCCTCATCATTGATTCCAAGAATTACGCAGGAACACTCATTTTCCTTCCAGAATTCAATCAGCTGATCAGAATCCAAAACGATATAGAAGAAGTTTTTCCTGATCCGATACTCCAGACAAAAAACCAGGCATATCAGTTAAAGGCTTTTCTTAACAAGCATCACTTTACGCCTCCGCCAATTGAATTTCTTGTAGCGATTAGCAATACGCAAGCCATCATTAAAAATCCCACCAATGACAAGGAAGTCAGTTACAGAGTCTTCAGGTCATCGAATGTTGCCTTCAAGCTTCCTCCTTTCTACCAAAAGCATACCCAGTCTCTCCTCACTAAAAATGACATGAAGAAAATCGCCAGACAATTAGCGAAGGCGCATGAACCATTGGTTCCCGACCCCAACACAATGAATCTTCCATTTGAGAAAATGGTTAAGGGTGTGCAATGCCCTGCCTGCGAGACATTCGGCATGGATTACCATCAAGGGAAGTGGACTTGTAAAAATTGCGGACATAAAACTGGAGATGCGCATATTCAGGCATTGAGGGATTACTTCCTCATATACGGCCCTTCAATTAATAGTAAGCAATTCCGCGACTTCACGAATGTAAAATCATCTTCAACGGCAAAGCGACTTTTAACGAATATGGATTTGAACTTTCTTGGCACGACCAAAGGCCGGACATACTCTCCACGAAAAAGCTTCTTTGATTAATTGTTCACAGCAAAAAACCAGCGCATCACTCTCCTGCGCTGGGCTTCTTCCTTTTATTCAATACACCGAGTACTTCTTTCAGTGGAAGCTTTTGTTCCTGCAGCAGGACCATCAGGTGGTAAAGCAGGTCGGCGGCTTCCCACTTCAGTTCTTCGGGGTCGCGGTTTTTGGCGGCGATGATGACTTCAGCGGCTTCTTCTCCGACTTTCTTTAAAATCTTGTCGACGCCTTTTTCGAAAAGATAGGTGGTGTAGGCGCCTTCTGGCATGTCTTGTTCACGTTCGCGGATTGTTTTTTCCAGTTCAAGCATGACGGCGAAATCAGTTAAAGCTGTGTTTTCTGTGACAGTCTTATCGAGGAGGTTCTCCGAGAAACAGCTTTCCGCGCCTGTATGGCATGATGGACCAGCCGGTTCAACGAGAACGACCAATGCATCACCGTCGCAATCGTATTTGATTTCGACGATTTTCTGGGTATTCCCGCTTGTTGCGCCTTTATGCCAGAGCTCCTGGCGTGAACGGCTGTAGAACCAGGTCTCGCGTGTTTCGAGCGACTTGCCTAGCGATTCTTCATTCATATATGCAACAGTCAGCACTTCGCGGGTGGAAGCATCCTGAACAACTGCGGGAATCAATCCATTGTCACCGAACTTCAAGTCTTCTATCTTCATCGTACAGTCACTCCTTTTTCGCGCAGATGGAATTTCACTTCTTTTACAGATGTTTCACGGTAGTGGAAAATCGAAGCAGCGAGTGCAGCATCTGCTTTCCCTTCAACAAATGCATCGACAAAATGGTCCGCATTTCCTGCACCGCCTGAGGCAATCACCGGAACGGTTACCGCTTCACTGACCGCTCTCGTCAATGCGAGGTCAAAACCATTCTTTTCGCCATCGCTGTCCATGCTCGTCAGCAGGATTTCACCTGCACCAAGGCGAACGGCTTCCTTCGCCCAGTCGATAACTTTCCATTCTGTCGGCGTGCGTCCGCCATGGGTATACACTCGCCATGTACCGAGCTCCGGGTCATATTTCGCGTCGATTGCAACGACGATGCACTGGGCTCCGAAGAAATCAGAGCCTTCCGAAATCAGTTTCGGATTGTTCACAGCTGCCGTATTCAGTGACACTTTATCGGCACCAGAGCGGAGCATCCTCTTCATGTCCTCAAGGGTATTTATTCCCCCTCCTACTGTAAAAGGAATCGCCAGTTCGGAGGCTACTTCCCTGACAACCTCGACCATCGTCTTCCTGCCTTCGACAGACGCGGAAATATCAAGGAATACAAGCTCGTCTGCGCCCTGCTCATCATAGAATCTTGCAAGCTCAACCGGATCGCCGGCATCACGAAGCTGGACGAATTGGATTCCTTTTACGACACGGCCTTCTTTAACATCTAAACAGGGAATGATTCGCTTGCTCAGCATCAGGCATTCCCCATTTCCAGCGCAGCTTTTACCGAGAAACGGCCTTCATAGATGGCTTTGCCGACAATTGCGCCGCTGATGCCATCTTCGCCAAGCTGGCGGAGGGCCGCCAAATCGTCAAGCGTGCTGACACCGCCGGACGCGATGACACTTTTGCCTGTTTCCATTGCCAGCTGACGGGTTGCCTCGACATTCGGGCCGGCAAGCGTTCCGTCGGTTGCAATATCGGTAAAAATAAAAGTCTCTGCTCCGGCATCAGCGAATCTTTTGCCAAGCTCGACTGCACTTACTTCAGAAGTGTTAAGCCATCCGTGTGTTGCCACGAATCCATTTTTAGCATCAAGGCCGATTGCGATTCTCGCACCATACTTCCGGACCATTTCCTCAGCAAACCCGGGATTTGAAACAGCAATGCTGCCGATGATGACACGAGTGACGCCATTCTCAAGATAGTGGTTGATATCGTTTTCGCTGCGGATCCCGCCGCCGATCTGGACGTTCACGCCAAGCTCCTGAGCGGCCTGGATGACATACTGGTCATTGACACGCTTGCCATCTCTTGCACCGTCGAGGTCGACCATGTGAATCCACTCCGCTCCTTCAGCGGCGAATTTTTTTGCCATTTCAAAAGGGGAATCCCCATAGACAGTTTCTTTATCATAATCGCCCTGCAGCAGTCTTACACATTTTCCGCCGCGCATGTCGATTGCCGGGTAGATCGTGAATTTCATTGCTCAGACTTCCTTTCCGCTGCCAATTCCGTAAAATTACGGAGCAGCCCCATTCCCATGTCACTGCTTTTCTCCGGATGGAATTGCATGCCGTATATATTCCCTCTGCCAACGATTGCAGGCACTTCAATATCGTAATAGTCACCAACGGCAACCAGCACATCCTGCTCATCCGTTTTTACATAATAGGAATGGACGAAGTACACGTAATCCTCCTCAAGTGAAGCGAGCAATGGCGAATCACCGGTAAAACGGAGCTTGTTCCATCCCATATGCGGAACCTTATAGGCCTCGCCATCTGATGTTCGGCCGCTGAAACGCACGACTTTTCCGGGAAGGAGCCTGAGCCCTTTCGTCTTGCCATTCTCTGTGCTTTCTTCAAAAAGCAGCTGCATGCCAAGGCAAATGCCGAGCACAGGCTTGCCGGTCGCTGCGAAATCACGGATCATTTCAGCAAGTCCAGTCCGATTCAACACGTCCATCGCGTCACGGAATGAGCCAACGCCCGGAACGAGCAATGCATCTGCTTCCATTAATCCATCTTTATATTGTGAGATAAAATAGGGCGCATTCAGCCGTTCAAGCGCTTTGCTGACGCTGAACAGATTGCCCATGCCGTAATCGACGATGCCAATCATGGTTTAACTTCCTTCCGTTTGAAGATCTGTTTACAGCTTCCTTCTATTTGAAGACCTCTGTTCAGCTCCCTTTCAATTTATGAGATCTTTACAGCATCCCCTTCGTTGATGGAACGCCTTTTACGCGCGGGTCGATGGTCGTTGCTTCATCTAGCGCACGGCCAAGAGCTTTAAATACCGCCTCGATCATGTGGTGAGTATTTTTACCGTAATGGACGATGACATGCAGGTTCATCCTCGCTTCCAGCGCCAGTTTCCAAAGGAATTCATGGACCAGCTCGACATCGAATGTACCGACTTGCTGCGACGGGAATTCTGCGCGCATTTCAAGGTGCGGGCGGTTGCTTAAATCGATTACTACCTGGGCAAGTGCCTCATCCATTGGGACAAATGCGTTTCCGTAGCGTTTGATTCCCTTTTTATCGCCAAGTGCTTCACGGAGAGCCTGGCCGATGCAGATGCCGATATCTTCGGTTGTGTGGTGGCCATCAACTTCTACATCACCCTTGGCGTCCACAGACAAATCAAATTGCCCGTGCTTCGCGAATAGATCGAGCATGTGGGATAGGAAAGGTACGCCGGTTTCGAGAGAGGATTTCCCTTCCCCATCGATGCCAAACGTTAAATCTATTTTCGTTTCATTTGTATATCTGTTCACTGTTGCAGTCCGTTCCATTACCTTACCTCCGGATTAAAAATTCTTATTTCAGTCGAGATTCTACTGCACGGGCATGGGCTTCAAGCCCCTCAAGCCTTGCAAATTCAGCTATCTTCTCACCATTGGTGTTCATTGCTTGCTCACTGTATAAAATCACGCTTGATTTTTTCTGGAAATCCTCGACGCTGAGTGGACTCGAAAAGCGCGCTGTTCCATTCGTTGGCAGGACGTGGTTTGGTCCGGCAAAATAATCGCCAACAGGCTCCGAACTGTATCTGCCTAGAAAAATCGCTCCTGCATGCTTTATTTTGCCGAGCAATTCGACTGGATTTTCCGTGATGACTTCGAGATGCTCCGGGGCCAGCTGATTGATTGCTGCGATGGCTTCTTCCAAATCAGCGGCAACATAGATCGCTCCAAAGTCCTCAATCGCCGCTGTGGCGATTTCCTTTCGCGGTAAGTGCGACAGCTGTTTATACACCTCGTCCAGCACATCCTCTGCCAGAGTCCGTGATGTTGTCACCAGGACTGCACACGCACGCGGATCATGCTCCGCCTGGGAAAGCAGGTCAGCCGCAATCTCATTTGCACGTGCTGTATCATCAGCCAGGATGCCGATTTCACTTGGGCCGGCGATCATGTCGATTGCGACATCTCCGAACACCTCACGCTTGGCAAGGGCGACATATATGTTCCCGGGACCGGTGATTTTATCGACCGGCTTGATCGTTTCTGTTCCATATGCCAGAGCTGCAATCGCTTGTGCTCCGCCGACTTTATAGATCTCTTTTACCCCGGCGATGTCGGCCGCAACCAGCACACCTGCCGGAAGCTTTCCATCATGTCCTGGCGGCGTCACCATCACGATTCGCTCCACACCTGCCGTTTTGGCGGGAATGACATTCATCAATACAGATGACGGGTATGCGGCGGTTCCTCCCGGGACATATACACCGACAGAATCGAGCGGTGTCACCTTCTGGCCGAGCATCGTACCATTTTCCTCTGTCGTCATCCATGAAGGCCGCAGCTGCTTTTCATGGTATTTACGAATATTGGCCGCCGCTTCGGTGATGATGTCCACCAACTGGCTGCTGACCGTTTTATAGGCTTCAGAAACCTCTTCTTCTGTTACTCGAATTTCATCAAGCGTCACTGAGTCGAATTTTTCGGTAAAAGCCCTTAGAGCCTGGTCGCCCGCAGCTCTGACTTCTTCTATGATTGCCTTTACAGCCTTGCGTTGGTCTTCCGTTCCGCCATCCACTGTCCGTTTGAGTGACAAATTGCCGTCTATCTGTAAAATTTCCACCGAAGATCAAATCCTTTCAGTTTCAACGATTAAATTACTTCATTAAGTCTTTTGATCAGTTCGCTGATGCGCTCATCCTTGATTCGGTAGCTGACTGGGTTCACGATCAGTCTTGAGGTCACGCCGGTGATTGTTTCGTATTCGACAAGGCCGTTCTCCTTTAGGGTCCTGCCGGTTGATACGATATCGACAATCCGGTCGGCGAGGCCAATCAGGGGAGCAAGCTCAATCGATCCATTTAATTTAATGATTTCGACCTGCTCACCCTGTTCGCGGAAATAAGCGGCAGCGATGTTTGGATACTTCGTCGCGATTTTCGGGGCGACATCGTTCATTTTTGTATCAGGCAGACCTGCGACAGCGAGGTAGCAGCCGCTGATTTTCAAATCGAGCAGCTCGTACACATCGCGTTCTTCCTCAAGCAGGACGTCCTTCCCGGCAATCCCGAGATCGGCGACACCATGCTCCACATATGTCGCCACATCCATTGGCTTGGCGAGGATAAAGCGGAAATTTTCTTCTTCAACATCGATAATCAGCTTGCGCGAATCATCGAATTCAGGAGGAAGATCGAACCCCGCGCTGCGCAGCAGTTCAACTGCTTCGGTAAAAATCCTGCCCTTCGGCATCGCAATCGTCAGCTGTTCATTCATTGCGTTCCCTCCTTCCCTACAAGGAAAACGACATTGGCAAAAACATTCGAACACGCATCCAGATTACGGACTGCGCTAATGTCCTGCAGGACGATCTGTTCACCATCCGCCCTTCTTTGCGCGGCCAACTGGTAGGCTTCCTTTCTTCGTTCCGGACTGAAAAGGATGCAGGTGACAGGTTCTGATTCCCCAAGATCGCCGAGGCTTTCAAGCAGACGGTCGAGCCTGATGGCAAATCCTGTCGCTCCAGTTGTTTTGCCGAATTTCTCGAGTAATTTGTCGTAGCGCCCGCCATTGCCGATCGGAAAACCGACCATTCCGGCATAAACCTCGAATAGGGTTCCTGTATAGTAGCTCATATGGCTGACAATTGTTAGATCGAACTTGATTCGGCTGCTTTCTCCAAAGTCCTCGATGACATCCCAGAGCAGCTTCAGTTCGTCAAGCGCCGCCCTGCCTTTCCCGTTCTCGACCAGTTCCAGCGCTTTGCCAATCACTTCAGGACCGCCGCGCAATTCGAGGAAGGCAAGCAGCCTTTGCGAATCAATCGATGACAGCGGCAGTGATTTGACATGCTCACGATAGCCAACATAATTTTTCTCATATAAAAATTTCGTCAATTCCCTGGCGCGTTCTTCGTTGCCAAGGATCTGCACGAACAATTCGTTGACGAAGCCTACATGACCAACTGAAAGCTGGAATTGTTCCAATCCTGCTTTTTTCAGCGAGGAAATCGCCAAGGCAATCATCTCGCCATCAGCACTGACAGAATCGTCGCCGATACACTCGACCCCGATTTGTTCAAACTCAGCCGGCCTGCCTCCTTCACGCTGCTGGGCACGGTAGACGTTCGCCGAATAAGCCAGTCTTAATGGTATCTGGTCTTTGTAAAGCTTGGACGCCGCAACCCTGGCGATCGGCGCAGTCATATCAGGGCGCAGCACCAGTGTGTGCCCCTGCTGGTCCAGCAGCTTGAACAATTGCTGATCCAATATTGCCGATGCCGTTCCGACCGTTTCGTAATATTCGAGCGCCGGTGTTTCGATGAACTGAAAACCCCAGCGTTTCATCTCCATTTCAATTGAGCTGCGGACCCTTTCCTTCGCTTCATGCAGCTCCGGCAGTGTATCCCGCATGCCAAGCGGTTTTTCAAACATGAATAATCTACTCAATATGGTCACCCTCTTCGTTGCCGATGTGGTTGGTTTATTTATTGGAACTCATTAGTTCGTTGCCTGTGCGGCTAACTTTTAATTTGATCATTTAGTTAACCTTGCTTCAGTCACTTGGTTTACTTTATATTTAACCATTTGTTTTTCTTTGCTTTAGTCACTTGGTTCACTTTTAATTTAATTATCGGAATCCTTTAGTTCGCTAATATGGTAACAAGATGAAGTTATATGTAGTGTACCGTTCATTCTATTATCCGTCAACCATTAGCTCTTCATGTTTATAATTTTTCATACTTGATTCTAAAAAGGGGTCTGTTTCATAAGAGGATGTAAAAAAGGCACTCATTACAGAAGAAATTTTGGGTTATAGAGATGAAGAATTATACTTTTTTGGCGAAAATCGAAATATATCGACCACTTTTCAAGATATATCAGCGGATTTTTGATTTTATCGACCACATTTTGCAATATTTCGGCGGATTTTCAATTATATCGACCAAGTCCCTTCAAGAAACAAAAAAAGCGAAGCGGAATCATTTCCGTTCGCTTTTTGTTCCATAAATTTCATCATCCGCCCAACGTTCAGCTAGTTCTTCCTTTGTATAGATGACACGCATCGGGTTGCCGCCGACGAATGCGCCTTCTGGGACGTCTTTGTGGACGAGTGTCCCAGCAGAGACGATGGCGCCGTCGCCGATCTTAATGCCGGGCATGATCGTTGAATTGGCGCCAATCATGACTTCACTGCCGATTTCGACATCGCCAAGACGGTATTCCTTAATCAAATATTCGTGAGCAAGGATGGTGGTGTTATAGCCGATGACGGTATTGCGTCCAACCGAAATTTTTTCCGGGAACATGACATCCAGCATGACCATCAGCGCAAAAGAAGTCTGTTCACCGATTTTCATCCGCAAAAATGTACGGTACAGCCAGTTTTTTATCCCGAGGAAGGGCGTGTAGCGTGCGACCTGGATGACGACAAAATTCTTGACGACCTTCCAGAACGGGACGGTTTTATAAACATGCCAGAGTGAATTGGCGCCTTCTACACGATAACGTGTCGTACGTCTCATCCTACACCCCGATAATCGGCAGGATATCAGCCATTTTTTCCAGCATATAATCCGGATTGTATTGCTCCAGATGCTCTCTGCCCTTGATGGACCAGGCCACGGCAGCCGTCTTTGTGCCGGCATTTTTGCCGCCAAGAATGTCATGGTGGTTATCGCCGACCATGATTGCTCGGTCCGGGGAAGAACCAAGCATGTCCAATGCTTTTAAAAGCGGCTCTGGATCTGGCTTTGCTTTTTCGACATGATCCAGTGCGACGACGACGTCGAAAAATTCATCAAGCCCCGTCAGCTTCAGGCCCATCTGGACGACATCAGAAAGCTTTGTCGTGACGATTCCAAGGTGGAAACCATTCTCTTTCAGAGTCCTTACAGTTTCGTACACACCTTCGAAACCTTTTACCAGCAGGTCATGGTTTGCCAGATTGTAGGTGCGGTAGGTTTTGATCATTTCCTCGTAGCCTTCAGGATCCATCGGCTCGAATGTATCCTTGAGCGATGGCCCTAAAAACGGAAGGACATCCTCCCGTTTGTACTGGCCCGGAAAATAAGTTTCCATTGTATGGAGGAAAGACGAAATAATCAATTCATTCGTATCAATCAAAGTCCCGTCGAGATCGAACAAGACCGTATCTATTTTATTGCTCATATACTGCTTCCTTTCTTTTGGCAAGGTCAGCCCGGTTCCAGATGAACGCTACTGCTGTCGTCAATAATATCGCCACTCCAAGGCGAATCAATAACAACGGCAGCACCGGGATTCCAAGCGGAACAAAAATTAGTGTATCTTCAACGACTGCGTGGCAGGCCACAAGAAAAATGAACGCTAGTGTGACATCCTTTTTGCTGACTCCATCCTCTTGGACTGCCTGGATCATCACACCCGCACCGTATGCGAGGCCGATCAGCAGGCCGGCTGCCATGGTCGTCGAGGTGTTTTCCTTCATGCCCAGCGCTTTTGTCGCCGGCGCCATCCATTTTGAAAAAACGGCAAGCCATTGCTTATCCTTCATGATCTGAACGATGACCATCAGCGGGATGACGATGAGCGCCAGCTGGAAAATGCCGATACCGGCTTTGGTGACACTTTCAAGAAGAATTGATCCCCAGCCAGAAACCTCTTCCCCTTTGGCAGGAACCATGCCATATTTTGCGATTTCGGAACCGCCATTCCAGACAAGGTTGATGATGATCGCCGATAAGAACGCTAGCCCCAGCCGGACAAGGACAATGATCCAAAGCTTGACGCCGACCTTGACGGCCACACTTGATTCGACAAGCATATTGTGCGAAAAGCTCAGCATCACGGCGATGATGAACACTTCTTTTACCGTCAAATCAAGAGTCAGTATTGCTCCGATTGCCGCATACAGATTGAGGAAGTTCCCTATGACAAGCGGTATCGCCGCATCCCCCGACAAGCCGAACAACGACATCAGCGGTGTGATCAAGTCGATGAGCCACGGCAGGACAGGAGTATATTTAAGGATTGAAACAATCAGGGTCACCGGAAAAATCACTTTCCCCAGTGCCCATGTTGTATTCAAGCCAACCATCAACCCTCTTTTCAATGAAGAACCCATTGAAG belongs to Mesobacillus sp. AQ2 and includes:
- the ppaX gene encoding pyrophosphatase PpaX encodes the protein MSNKIDTVLFDLDGTLIDTNELIISSFLHTMETYFPGQYKREDVLPFLGPSLKDTFEPMDPEGYEEMIKTYRTYNLANHDLLVKGFEGVYETVRTLKENGFHLGIVTTKLSDVVQMGLKLTGLDEFFDVVVALDHVEKAKPDPEPLLKALDMLGSSPDRAIMVGDNHHDILGGKNAGTKTAAVAWSIKGREHLEQYNPDYMLEKMADILPIIGV
- a CDS encoding nucleoside recognition domain-containing protein yields the protein MGSSLKRGLMVGLNTTWALGKVIFPVTLIVSILKYTPVLPWLIDLITPLMSLFGLSGDAAIPLVIGNFLNLYAAIGAILTLDLTVKEVFIIAVMLSFSHNMLVESSVAVKVGVKLWIIVLVRLGLAFLSAIIINLVWNGGSEIAKYGMVPAKGEEVSGWGSILLESVTKAGIGIFQLALIVIPLMVIVQIMKDKQWLAVFSKWMAPATKALGMKENTSTTMAAGLLIGLAYGAGVMIQAVQEDGVSKKDVTLAFIFLVACHAVVEDTLIFVPLGIPVLPLLLIRLGVAILLTTAVAFIWNRADLAKRKEAVYEQ